A single window of Phaenicophaeus curvirostris isolate KB17595 chromosome 7, BPBGC_Pcur_1.0, whole genome shotgun sequence DNA harbors:
- the LOC138722801 gene encoding kelch domain-containing protein 3-like isoform X1, with the protein MKGKAAHCDWKSAPQKKPSPCDRYKHACIICGGFVYLYGGRNTTSLRDFWRYNIVKNEWEILDCSRDGPEELEEHSMVAYKGTLYIFGGMVDSAFTQAKTPLWIYDTDSARWTECCNVPAETESSAPANRKGHSAVVYCSSMYIYGGYFGIRGISQEFWTFHFDTRTWLCVSSPSQNAGPGPRHGHSAVVYQTGMYLFGGLMGLCEQKDLWKWDFVSSSWSNIRTSQGPPPVVGHASVVFKDSMLVFGGGISNCSPTDDLWKYHFHTQTWKKLTGTTKANFSPKIYHCLLGIGVDFQTTSDFTNTFPSHLKSKQRGHHQLVTIPKHTRFCSYFRQQPAYRTFSNEESNAIEMKTFSLPLEPGAFCVFQTTSEAEQDSNRATGVWSKDKSPRLFVSSERETSAAQMEGEEEGTDCQHMTAVDEAGSDTNVLLLIGGKPLSSFSEISFWEMEFVSL; encoded by the exons atgaaaggaaaagctgcaCACTGTGATTGGAAATCTGCGCCCCAGAAGAAGCCTTCCCCCTGTGATCGATATAAACATGCTTGCATTATTTGTGGAGGATTCGTTTATCTCTACGGAGGGCGGAACACCACCAGCCTTAGAGATTTTTGGCGATACAACATAG TGAAAAATGAATGGGAAATACTGGATTGCTCAAGAGATGGTCCAGAAGAACTGGAAGAACATTCAATGGTGGCTTATAAG GGCACACTGTATATTTTTGGTGGGATGGTCGATTCTGCTTTCACACAAGCAAAAACTCCTCTCTGGATATATGACACCG ATTCCGCAAGATGGACAGAGTGCTGTAACGTACCAGCAGAGACTGAG AGTTCGGCACCAGCTAACAGAAAAGGACACAGTGCGGTTGTGTATTGTTCTAGCATGTACATCTACGGGGGATACTTTGGTATCAGGGGCATTTCACAGGAGTTCTGGACTTTCCATTTTG ataCAAGAACATGGTTGTGTGTTTCCAGCCCATCTCAGAACGCTGGCCCAGGACCTCGGCACGGCCATTCAGCTGTGGTTTATCAGACAGGCATGTACCTCTTTGGAGGACTCATGGGGCTGTGTGAACAGAAGGACTTGTGGAAGTGGGACTTCGTCAGCAGCAGCTGGTCCAACATCAGAACAAG CCAAGGACCTCCTCCAGTGGTAGGTCATGCCTCAGTAGTCTTCAAAGACTCTATGCTGGTTTTTGGTGGAGGGATTTCAAATTGCAGTCCTACTGACGACCTCTGGAAGTATCATTTCCATACGCAGACATGGAAGAAGCTTACTGGTACTACAAAGGCAAACTTTTCTCCTAAAATCTATCACTGCCTCTTAGGAATTGGTGTTGATTTCCAAACTACCTCAGATTTCACTAATACATTCCCCAGCCATTTGAAGAGTAAGCAGAGGGGCCATCACCAGCTGGTGACCATCCCAAAGCACACTCGCTTTTGCAGCTACTTCCGTCAGCAGCCTGCGTACCGAACATTCAGCAACGAGGAAAGCAACGCAATTGAAATGAAAACCTTCAGCTTGCCGCTGGAGCCAGGGGCCTTTTGTGTATTTCAAACCACTTCAGAGGCAGAGCAAGACTCAAACAGAGCAACAGGTGTCTGGTCAAAGGACAAGTCTCCCCGTCTGTTTGTCTCTTCAGAGAGAGAGACTTCGGCTGCTCAAatggagggagaagaggagggaactgACTGTCAGCACATGACTGCGGTGGATGAAGCCGGCAGTGACACCAATGTGCTGCTGCTCATTGGGGGCAAACCTTTGTCCAGCTTCTCCGAGATCTCCTTCTGGGAAATGGAGTTTGTTAGCTTGTGA
- the LOC138722801 gene encoding kelch domain-containing protein 3-like isoform X2 has product MKGKAAHCDWKSAPQKKPSPCDRYKHACIICGGFVYLYGGRNTTSLRDFWRYNIVKNEWEILDCSRDGPEELEEHSMVAYKGTLYIFGGMVDSAFTQAKTPLWIYDTDSARWTECCNVPAETESSAPANRKGHSAVVYCSSMYIYGGYFGIRGISQEFWTFHFDTRTWLCVSSPSQNAGPGPRHGHSAVVYQTGMYLFGGLMGLCEQKDLWKWDFVSSSWSNIRTSHLKSKQRGHHQLVTIPKHTRFCSYFRQQPAYRTFSNEESNAIEMKTFSLPLEPGAFCVFQTTSEAEQDSNRATGVWSKDKSPRLFVSSERETSAAQMEGEEEGTDCQHMTAVDEAGSDTNVLLLIGGKPLSSFSEISFWEMEFVSL; this is encoded by the exons atgaaaggaaaagctgcaCACTGTGATTGGAAATCTGCGCCCCAGAAGAAGCCTTCCCCCTGTGATCGATATAAACATGCTTGCATTATTTGTGGAGGATTCGTTTATCTCTACGGAGGGCGGAACACCACCAGCCTTAGAGATTTTTGGCGATACAACATAG TGAAAAATGAATGGGAAATACTGGATTGCTCAAGAGATGGTCCAGAAGAACTGGAAGAACATTCAATGGTGGCTTATAAG GGCACACTGTATATTTTTGGTGGGATGGTCGATTCTGCTTTCACACAAGCAAAAACTCCTCTCTGGATATATGACACCG ATTCCGCAAGATGGACAGAGTGCTGTAACGTACCAGCAGAGACTGAG AGTTCGGCACCAGCTAACAGAAAAGGACACAGTGCGGTTGTGTATTGTTCTAGCATGTACATCTACGGGGGATACTTTGGTATCAGGGGCATTTCACAGGAGTTCTGGACTTTCCATTTTG ataCAAGAACATGGTTGTGTGTTTCCAGCCCATCTCAGAACGCTGGCCCAGGACCTCGGCACGGCCATTCAGCTGTGGTTTATCAGACAGGCATGTACCTCTTTGGAGGACTCATGGGGCTGTGTGAACAGAAGGACTTGTGGAAGTGGGACTTCGTCAGCAGCAGCTGGTCCAACATCAGAACAAG CCATTTGAAGAGTAAGCAGAGGGGCCATCACCAGCTGGTGACCATCCCAAAGCACACTCGCTTTTGCAGCTACTTCCGTCAGCAGCCTGCGTACCGAACATTCAGCAACGAGGAAAGCAACGCAATTGAAATGAAAACCTTCAGCTTGCCGCTGGAGCCAGGGGCCTTTTGTGTATTTCAAACCACTTCAGAGGCAGAGCAAGACTCAAACAGAGCAACAGGTGTCTGGTCAAAGGACAAGTCTCCCCGTCTGTTTGTCTCTTCAGAGAGAGAGACTTCGGCTGCTCAAatggagggagaagaggagggaactgACTGTCAGCACATGACTGCGGTGGATGAAGCCGGCAGTGACACCAATGTGCTGCTGCTCATTGGGGGCAAACCTTTGTCCAGCTTCTCCGAGATCTCCTTCTGGGAAATGGAGTTTGTTAGCTTGTGA